From a region of the Opisthocomus hoazin isolate bOpiHoa1 chromosome 21, bOpiHoa1.hap1, whole genome shotgun sequence genome:
- the TK1 gene encoding thymidine kinase, cytosolic has translation MNCLTVPGVHPGSPSRPRGQIQVIFGPMFSGKSTELMRRVRRFQLAQYRCLLVKYAKDTRYGPAGVCTHDRSTMEALPACRLQDVSQEALGSAVIGIDEGQFFPDIVEFCEVMANAGKTVIVAALDGTFQRKAFGSILNLVPLAESVVKLNAVCMECYREASYTKRLGAEREVEVIGGADKYHSVCRACYFRKRPQQPGSEDKENVPMAVKQLDAAASRKIFAS, from the exons ATGAACTGCCTGACCGTGCCCGGCGTCCACCCCGGCTCGCCCAGCCGGCCCCGCGGGCAGATCCAG GTGATCTTCGGGCCCATGTTCTCCGGGAAGAG CACAGAGCTGATGCGGCGGGTGCGGCGGTTCCAGCTGGCCCAGTACCGGTGCCTGCTGGTGAAGTACGCCAAGGACACGCGGTACGGCCCTGCGGGCGTCTGCACGCACGACAG gAGCACCATGGAGGCCCTGCCCGCCTGCCGGCTCCAGGACGTGTCCCAGGAGGCGCTGGGCTCCGCCGTCATCGGCATTGACGAGGGCCAGTTC TTCCCAGACATCGTGGAGTTCTGCGAGGTTATGGCCAACGCTGGGAAAACAGTCATCGTTGCTGCTCTTGATGGGACTTTCCAGAGAAAG GCTTTCGGGAGCATCCTGAACCTGGTCCCGCTGGCAGAGAGCGTGGTGAAGCTGAACGCCGTGTGCATGGAGTGCTACCGAGAAGCCTCCTACACGAAGaggctgggagcagagagggag GTCGAAGTGATCGGAGGAGCAGACAAGTACCACTCGGTCTGCCGAGCCTGCTACTTCCGCAAGCGGCCCCAGCAGCCTGGCTCGGAAGACAAGGAGAATGTGCCCATGGCGGTGAAGCAGCTGGACGCGGCTGCCTCCCGGAAGATCTTCGCTTCTTGA
- the SYNGR2 gene encoding synaptogyrin-2, with translation MEGGGGGGAYGAGKAGGAFELGRFVRQPQVLARIASAIFALIVFACLVGEGYTNLPSSSELFCIFNRNEDACRYGIGIGVLAFLASVFFFMVDVYFPQISNATDRKYLVLADLGFSGLWTFLWFVGFCFLTNQWAWTQAKDVHVGADSARAAITFSFFSIFSWGLLIAFAYKRYKMGVEDFAQSYVDPSAEVPTPYSSYPNISHDSYQQPPFTQTAEAPEGYQPPPVY, from the exons atggagggcggcggcggcggcggcgcgtaCGGGGCGGGCAAGGCCGGCGGCGCCTTCGAGCTGGGCCGGTTCGTGCGGCAGCCGCAGGTCCTGGCGCGGATCGCCAGCGCG ATCTTCGCCCTGATCGTCTTCGCCTGCCTGGTAGGGGAGGGCTACACCAACCTGCCCAGCTCCTCCGAGCTCTTCTGCATCTTCAACCGCAACGAGGACGCCTGCCGCTACGGCATTGGCATCGGCGTCCTCGCCTTCCTCGCCTCCGTCTTCTTCTTCATGGTGGACGTCTACTTCCCCCAGATCAGCAACGCCACCGACCGCAAGTACCTGGTCCTGGCCGACCTCGGCTTCTCAG GGCTCTGGACCTTCTTGTGGTTCGTTGGCTTTTGTTTCTTGACCAACCAGTGGGCCTGGACGCAGGCCAAGGACGTGCACGTCGGAGCTGACTCGGCCCGCGCCGCCATCACCTTCAGCTTCTTCTCCATCTTCTCCTGG GGCCTCCTGATCGCCTTCGCCTACAAGAGGTACAAGATGGGGGTGGAGGACTTTGCTCAGAGCTACGTCGACCCCAGCGCGGAGGTCCCAACTCCCTACTCCAGCTACCCCAACATCAGCCACGACAGCTACCAGCAGCCGCCCTTCACCCAGACGGCGGAAGCGCCGGAGGGCTACCAGCCCCCGCCGGTGTACTGA
- the TMC6 gene encoding transmembrane channel-like protein 6, translated as MDRPPSCSLRVPGDTESDGQEPSPDSEGALHSSFQQLIQQQSSAVRAGLQLEMQARGREHPVHLAPPDAGAAAWPEPGQGEQRPGYSSASLRILASMPSRTIGRSRGAIISRYYNRTARLRRRSSRPPLQQLCRAARPSLRQYDLETDPARATLEDKRSLLVKELLSLSPTQRSHMLLAMPLSLAEKRTLRQELSGQRGPPRQHTQHRALSSPCGWSKDYVVLGCRGLWYRLLSLLPAVQPWHYALKQISGRFGSSVLSYFLFLKMLIMFNIISLLILLVFVVALQAAYPPASASPQPFTGLELLTGAGYFTHSLLYYGYYSNVTLNDPCASSPNGSACPLAAPPGPYNMPLAYMFSVGVSFLITCVLLVYSMSRSFGESYRVGSSMGDLAVKVFCAWDFKVIQRRSVKLQHENICTQLKELLAERRSRSHCQSLCQRLRHSAVLLLAWALALGTVLGCVLAVHYFSEHMHVVQQEHGVQGSGAWQREAVLLVLPLGVSLLNVLMPHLYNLLAAWEKQDSPVAEVYVAICRNLLLKMVVLGLLCYQWLSRTVVCSAEECWETCVGQDLYRFVVMDFMFTLLDTLFGELVWRLILEKRLKRKQRPEFDIARNVLGLMYGQTLTWLGVLFAPLLPAVQTLKLLLLFYIKKTSLMQNCQSPSKPWQASRMSTVFITLLCFPSFLGAAVFLSYTIWSVRPSETCGPFRGLETIYNSGRTWVQVLEKSNPNITWLSWAHQHLVENTFLLFFVSGVLLAVIYFNIQVVRGQRRIIRLLKEQIANEGEDKTFLIQKLHSVYEQRERSLSRSIPRKERQGTGLCSQPGTGPGCP; from the exons ATGGACCGGCCACCGTCCTGCTCCCTCCGCGTCCCCGGGGACACCGAGAGCGACGG GCAGGAGCCGAGCCCGGACAGCGAGGGAGCCCTGCacagctccttccagcagctgatccagcagcagagcagcgcgGTGCGCGCCGGGCTGCAGCTGGAGATGCAGGCGAGGGGCAGAG AGCACCCGGTCCATCTGGCCCCCCCCGACGCCGGTGCTGCGGCCTGGCCGGAGCCCGGGCAGGGCGAGCAGCGCCCTGGCTACTCCTCCGCTTCCCTGCGGATCCTCGCCAGCATGCCCAGCCGCACCATCG GGCGCAGCCGCGGGGCCATCATCTCCCGGTACTACAACCGCACGGCCCGGCTGCGGCGCCGGAGCAGCCGCCCgcccctgcagcagctctgccgcgCGGCGCGGCCCAGCCTGCGGCAGTACGACCTGGAGACCGACCCCGCCAGGGCCACGCTGGAAG aCAAGCGGAGTCTGCTGGTGAAGGAGCTGCTGAGCCTTTCGCCCACCCAGCGCAGCCACATGCTGCTCGCCATGCCCCTCAGCCTGGCAGAGAAACGCACCCTCCG gcaggagctgagTGGGCAGAGGGGCCCCCCGAGGCAGCACACCCAGCACCGggccctctcctctccctgcggATGGTCCAAGGACTACGTGGTCCTC ggctgccggggcctcTGGTACaggctcctctccctgctccccgccGTGCAGCCCTGGCACTACGCCCTGAAGCAGATCAGCGGCCGCTTCGGCTCCAGCGTCCTCTCCTACTTCCTCTTCCTCAAGATGCTCATTATGTTcaacatcatctcactcctcatCCTCCTGGTCTTCGTGGTGGCCCTGCAGGCTGCGTATCCACCTGCCTCggccagcccccagcccttcACCGGCCTCGAGCTCCTCACGGGAGCG GGCTACTTCACTCACTCGCTGCTGTACTACGGCTACTACAGCAACGTCACCCTGAACGACCCCTGCGCCTCCAGCCCCAACGGCAGCGcgtgtcccctcgcagccccccctGGCCCTTACAACATGCCGCTGGCCTACATGTTCAGCGTCGGGGTCTCCTTCCTCATCACCTGTGTCCTGCTGGTGTACAG CATGTCCCGCTCCTTCGGGGAGAGCTACCGCGTGGGCAGCTCCATGGGGGACCTGGCCGTCAAAGTCTTCTGTGCCTGGGACTTCAAGGTGATCCAGAGGCGCTCGGTGAAGCTGCAGCATGAGAACATCTGCACCCAGCTGAAG GAGCTGCTTGCAGAGCGGCGGTCTCGCTCCCACTGCCAGAGCCTGTGCCAGCGCCTGCGGCACTCCGCTGTGCTCCTCCTGGCCTGGGCCCTCGCGCTGGGCACGGTGCTGGGCTGCGTGCTGGCTGTGCACTACTTCTCGGAGCACATGCACGTG GTTCAGCAGGAGCATGGAGTGCAGGGCAGCGGCGCGTGGCAGCGGGAAGCCGTCCTGCTGGTCCTGCCCCTCGGGGTGTCCCTGCTCAACGTGCTGATGCCCCACCTGTACAACTTGCTGGCCGCGTGGGAGAAGCAGGACTCGCCCGTGGCAGAGGTCTATGTGGCGATCTGCAG GAACCTCTTGCTGAAGATGGTGGTCCTCGGCCTGCTGTGCTACCAGTGGCTCAGCCGGACAGTCGTCTGCTCGGCAGAGGAG TGCTGGGAGACGTGTGTGGGGCAGGACCTGTATCGCTTCGTGGTGATGGACTTCATGTTCACCCTGCTGGACACGCTCTTTGGGGAGCTGGTCTGGAG gcTGATCTTGGAGAAGCggctgaagaggaagcagagGCCGGAGTTTGACATCGCCCGGAACGTGCTGGGGCTGATGTATGGGCAGACCCTGACCTG GCTGGGCGTTCTCTTCGCACCGCTCCTGCCAGCCGTGCAGacgctgaagctgctgctgctgttctacaTCAAGAAG ACCAGCCTGATGCAGAACTGCCAGTCCCCCAGCAAGCCCTGGCAGGCGTCACGCATGAGCACCGTCTTCATCACCCTCCTGTGCTTCCCGTCCTTCCTGGGTGCAGCTGTCTTCCTCTCCTACACCATCTGGTC GGTGCGGCCGTCGGAGACCTGTGGTCCCTTCCGGGGGCTGGAAACCATCTACAACTCGGGGAGGACCTGGGTGCAAGTGCTGGAGAAGTCCAACCCGAACATCACCTGGCTTTCCTGGGCCCACCAGCACCTGGTGGAGAACACCTTCCTCCTGTTCTTTGTGTCCGGGGTCCTGCT GGCCGTGATCTACTTCAACATCCAGGTGGTGAGAGGCCAGCGCAGGATCATCCGCCTGCTGAAGGAGCAGATTGCCAAC GAAGGGGAAGACAAAACGTTCCTCATTCAGAAGCTTCACTCCGTTTACGAGCAGAGAGAGAGGAGCCTGAGTCGCAG CATCCCCAGGAAGGAGCGGCAGGGGACAGGACTCTGCTCACAGCCAGGGACGGGACCCGGCTGTCCCTGA